TTGATATTGCTCCACATGTaaacttttaaaacagaaaacacacgttttatattgtgatatttactagatgtcggtgaagattctcagtcatccaggttatggtaatcataagtgctatatcataggcaactggacttgcatcatttcttgaagacgtttcgtcTAGTTCTGAAGGACTATtgcggagtcgcaggctttaaactctgtgtgggtatGGACCCTTACAGGTCAcgtgagctctgagtttcagagtcgttgaggtcacatgtgagtcattGACCCACCCGGCTATCTTGTGTGttgttagggttagatgggtcaAGGTGAGAATGGGTGTTAAGTTGTCTGGGGatggatcccaagactgcatcgCAGGTGGGTGGTAAGTGCTGTCGTatgccacctcctctgtttaatgatGGTCTGTTTTGACATCGACCATTGTTAATCTGTAAACGTAGATGGCCTGTTAGAAGCCACATTCATCAAACTGGAACAACCATCGTGGTGTGACACCACACCAGTCCATTACAAATGAAGAAGCcttttggatgagaggcgaaacgtcttcaagaaactcaagcaagtccagtcgcctacgatacagcacttaTGATATACACTGGAGATGACATACAATACAGCCAATAGCAAGTACAGCAGGTTGTAAGTAGCAATGGCGATTTAtcttaccagaaactttcagctccctggtCTCATTTCAACTTGAGTGATCAGGTGTCCCTCATCCATTGCGGCAAATTCCAAGCAAGAGACAGGAATAAAGActaaagttcagctcaaaatggCGCACTGCGTCACTCGCAGCCAGTTGGGACATTTCTTTCATTGGCtgcaaatccaaaatgttgtcgTATAGTTTTCTTTGAGATTAACTCTGCCATGTCTCGtctcgtcaccccaaaaaacacgtGTACTCTTTTAGTAAACAAACATAACATGCACTGCTCTTGCTCGTCCCACCTCCACTGAAATTTGATGTTGACGGCCTCAGCTTGGCAGTAAATTGCACACGACCTGAGAGACACTAGTGGCTCTGTTAGTCtgtttataaacaaacataatattatgttaatcGTGTTTTCATATTGTTAATTACCAATGCAATACATGTTGGATGCTGTCGGCACAGTTTCTTGATGTAGGCTTCTTTTTAGATTTCCATAAAGTGTCAAAATGACAAATGCAGGTTCAGACAGTTttcataaaatcaaactggaTTAAACTGCGGACTGGACTGGCAAATACAGAAATCGACCCAACTCTTGCTAAGACTGAAGGGTTTTATTCACTGGCTTGTTAGCTTGTTCCCTCATCTTATCTTTTGTGTGTTTACCTCACAGGCCTGTCACATAGAAGGAGGCAGTGCAGGTCTAATTCCAAGCCAGCTGCTCGAGGAGAAGAGGAAAGCATTTGTGAAGAGAGATCTGGAGCTTGCTACCACAGGTACACCTCTCGGCGGCacgcagcagagcagagaagcaCTTCTCATTATGCAGATTCGACACAGACTCCTCgctgcacaaacacaccaacaacaaagacaacatcTGTTCCTCTCCGTATCATACAAGCATTTCATCTGGCGCCGGCCGTTCATCCTCCCTGCACCTCTCGAGTCTGTTGCTCTGTCGGTGAGCACTGGAGAACTGGTAATGAGCGTCGGCGTGACTCAGGCGGCCTGATCCAATCTGCTTGTTATTAAGCCTTAGGGTCTGGCATTCACAAACAGCCCTCCCAGAGAAGGAGCTTTGATTGAGGAGTGGTGATAAGACCCCTGTAAATACAAACCTGATCAATAATCATCTCTTTTCCTATGAGATATGAGGTGAAAAGAGGCTCTGCTCCTTTAGATTTATCTGCTCTGTGAGACAAAACCAGGTGGTGAGTCACAGCCAGTAGCATGCCCTTCACTTgtagaggagaggaagatgacAGCCCAACTGTACTGCCCTTGGAGCCTGGAAAGGACACATCTGTCTGCTAGCACGCTTTCCACATATTACACCAACAGAGAGCATGATTTGAATAAGAAATAGTCATTTTTGGATGGTGAGGTCTGAAATTGTTGATCCAATTTATACATTAAGAACAACACATCATAATTTAGCACCCTGGCTGTAAGGTGTGCACAGTATTTGTTGTCACAGCTTGATGGTTTGAATTCtggcatgaaaatgaaaaacagagcTCATGTTTGCTTCTATTTACGTctctgttcataaaacattctcCCCCATGGGCTAAATAATGTGGCATATTGAACAGACGGTCACAGGTGTTCTCTGGCAGCAGACTGGTCGCACAGACTGATCAGTATTGGTGcacagtgccatctagtggtgaggtctTTCTATACCCTTCTGAGACTTTGGATTCATGACCCAGCAGACGTTTCACCTTGACAGTACATCATGTAAACAGGGACTTTCTTGAAGTGGGCGGCAGAGATGAGCACCAAGGTTGAAGGTTTTATTGAGTTTTGTGTGTTGCTGTCTCCCTCAGGTCCTTTATGTGCTGGGATGGGcggtaagaagaagaaaaagatgatgtATTTGACCACCAAGAATGCAGGTAACTTACGAAACAAAGTATaacatcacagtctgttttttttttcattatgttcATCAACCTAATCACTGATttctgattagaatttgatcgTCACGAGCTGCGGATATATGAAGAGGTTGCCAAGGTCCCGCCCTTCAGGAGGAAGACACTGGTTCTGATTGGTGCACAGGGGGTAGGCCGTCGCAGTCTGAAAAACAAGCTGCTGGTGTCGGATCCCCAGCGGTATGGCACCACCATCCCCTGTGAGTGCAGCCATTCATCATCACACTAAACCACATACAGTGATACAAAATCCACCTGTCATTTAGTaccttgtgttgtttttgtttatcattGCTACAGCATTTGTTGCATACTGTGTAACTTTCGTTATTATCCCTGACAGCCGTTAGCCTGGAGGCCATCATGCATCTGTGGGCATGTGTGCATGagtaagtgtgtgagtgtgtgtatctgtacgcagctaatctcacaaatagctggaccaatcagcctcatattttgtgcgcacatttatgactgtatgctcaaggacctcttgtggtctgttttattgactgctgactcctcactcctcttaaccagCAGGTGGGAGCATCAAGTTTTGCAGAAATCAGCTCGAAAAAAAAGCCTTACCTTCTGTTGCATTCATCATGATGTCAAACTGATTTCCATAGAAAATTTGGTCTCGTTTTGAaccggagcatctgcagattaatgtCATACCCCatataataatgatagtaataaaAATCTTCACTCACCTTTCAAAGCACATTTACAACGTGCTTtacaaaacagaagaaaagacaaagcaaataaaactagataaaagtaataaaataaagtacacATAACAGAGTAAAACACGCAAtaataaagcagttaaaatcaTGGGGCAATTTTAGACAAGTAGGTTTtcagaagtgatttaaaaggtGAGAGGGTTTGCAGAGAGTTTGCAGCcctgatctcctcaggcaggtcatTCCAAAGTCAAGGAGCTCTGACTGCGAAGGCTCCATCACCTTTGTGAATTAATCTAGACCTCAGAACATCTGAGGATCTCAGGGTGTGAGAAGGAACACAGGGCAAAAAAAGATATGTTATATAACTTGGAGCAAGGCTTCTCAGGGCTTTGTAAGTAATCAATAAAATTTTAAAGTCAATTCTAAAAGCAACAGGTAGCCAGTGTAGGAAAGCCAGGATTGATatgatgtcatgttttgtagTCAGAGTCAAGATTCTGACAGCAGAGTTTGGGATGAGCTGGAGGCAGgggagggattttttttttcacttatgCCAGAGAGCAAGAATCGCAATTGCAATAATCTAATCGAATGGTTATGAATGCATACATAACAGTTTCCAGATGTTTGTTGGAAAGGAATTATGTGATCCAGGAAATATTTCTGAGATGGTGTAACCCAGATTGATCTACTGAATTTACATGTTTGTATAAACTGAGGGTCTGAATAAAAAATGATGCCAAGATTTCTGCAATGTGGAGTTATTGAGTGGGACAGAGAACCAAGACTGTTTGATAGTTGAACGTTCATACTATCTTGTCCTATGATCAATATCTCTGTCTTGTCAGCATTAAGCTGCAGGGAATTCTGTGACATCCACATGTGTATGTTATGAAGGCAGTTTAGCAGGTTAATCATGTTTTGATAGTTATTTGTTGGATCACAGCTTAAATAGATCCGGCTATCATCTGCGTACAAATGTAAACTACTATGTCTGCCTATAAGATGGTCAAGGTGGAGTGTGTAAATTGACAAGAGAATTGGACCCAGCACTGACCCCTGTGGCACCCCACAGTGGACATCTGTTGCATTAGACCTGGCATCGGCACTGCCCACACAAAAACACCTATCTGTTAGTTATGACCTGAACCATCAATACCTACCCAGGCTTGGAGACGATCCAAAAGGATGTCATGGTCAATAGTACTGACTTAAATCTAGGAGGACACGACTGGATTTATGGCCAGCATTGCTTTATTCATAAGTCATTTAAAACCTTAGCATGTacagtttcagtgctgtgacaATTCCACCTGTCACAGCTGCACTATGTTTCGGCTACGAGCCGTTTTTGGTCCATCCTCTGAATGATTTCATATACAGTGGAAGCGTTTCAGAAGTGTTCTGCCTGCACAGTTTTGTACACTGGcacattttattgatttggtcatttttccttgatatttgtgcttcaaCCATAAGTAAGTGAGCAGGCTATGGAGATAAATGTTTGGTTTTTGGTctattttagttgtttttattgttgttatttcctattttgttgtgctgtagcttACAAACAAAGTTAATATTGTTGAAGGCCAGTTGTGAACCACATGGATCAAGGATTTTGGGCTGACTTTTACTCATTAAGAATACATTGATCCTTACAATTGTAAAATATCCTCTGAAATGCACAGAAGCATGTCTGCTGGAATTACAAAAACTGTCTAGAGTGGCTAGGATCAGCTCGGGCAGCCGGAACGCTGCTGCCTGGCTGAGatctgagtgcacttttctagttttgtgtagttttttacttaagttaatttctgtctttttcaccTTAGATTCCAGTCTCTTAATGCTGAAGTTGgagtatttatatgtttaaatgGTCTTTCTTTCACCTTCTTTTTGTGACTTTGTCCTTGGTTTTTACCTGTTAGTGTAAATGATCTATTGTCTGCCTCTTTTTTATCCCTCAGTCACCTCCAGAAAACCAAAGGTGGACGAGAGGGATGGCCAGATGTACTCCTTCATGACCCGCAGTGAAATGGAGTGTGACATCAAAAACGGTCGTTTCTTGGAGCACGGCGAGTATGATGGGAATCTGTATGGCACTAAGATCAACTCTATACACGAGGTGATCGAAACAGGCAAGATCTGCATCCTGGACGTCAACCCACAGGTAGAAAAAACTTCTCTCTGCCTTCAGTCTTTCCTTCTGTTCCTGTGGCATTTAAACTTCTGTCCAGTTTTGTCATGTTTTCCAGTGTAAATGATCtaagtataaaataaaaataaaaaattgagtGGTAAAAATGTTTAGACTTGGCACCAAATCTGTGTGAAAAATGGTATCAACCCAAAATTTGCTGCAGCAACTTATGAGACATAATTGAGCATGGGAATGGCCATTGTGTTCTAAGTCCTTATACACTCTCATCacactgtttattatttattaatgacTAGAAagagctgcatctcaaattaatctcCAGGTTCCCAGCTTTCAGATGGTGTATACTCACTTCTATGTGACATACACTGCTGACCTGCTATCTCCCACTAAAGATCCCCTGCCCCTCCTAAAAAAGACAAATCTGGGTCCATGGTGGGTCTCAGGGGGCTAAGCTCATCATAAATacgaaaaaacaaatcaaaacactCTTTTAATGATGAATATTATTCGCTGGAAACACTCAGCTAATCTTATTTACACACATTAGCCTGATAAATTTGTTCGATGAAGATGCTGCATTTTAATCACATTCTCAGCTTTATAATTGCCTGTGAGTTGCAGCTCTTCCCATTGCTTGCTGTGCAGTGATGCGGTGACTGTTAAATGTCtcacattcatttgtttttctccgAAGGCTCTTAAAGTCCTGCGGACGTCAGAGTTCCTGCCCTATGTTGTGTTCATCGAAGCCCCGGATTTTGAGGTTCTCAAAGCTATGAATAGGTCAGCGATTGAATCAGGAGTGGTCACAAAACAGTTAACGGTGAGTGTGGAAAACCCATTGTCTCATTCATCTTCTACTATGACAAGAAGGGTCCTACATTAACGCACAGTTTGGAACAGTTTTTGTTAATTCCCATTAAAGGttgctgtctctgctgctttGTTCATGCTGTTCACGCTGGCTTCATGTGGCTTTTTTTGATAGTTGGCGGGTTCATTGCTGATGAGGCCAGACCTCATTTGATGACAAAATGTGATCAAAGCTGAGTGTTAAACTCTTAATGAATCATATCTACGGATGTGTTTACAAAACTTTAACATCGATCGTTGGTTATTTAGTAACAAATACTTacctttgtttttctgattgCTAAGACACTGTCTCGGAAACCAGATTAGCAAAACATTATACATTCCTTGCAAAGCAAAcaattattgcaaaaaaactctttcaaaaaattgtgttttcacATAATTACAGTGCACACAAACCATCATTTGAATATGCACGCAAAGCAAGAAGTACACACTGATGgtataaatgaaaaacagcatAGCAATTTGGAACAAAGTTGTCACACGTGtaggaaacacacatacacacagctgtcCAAATGTGTAAAGTATAGAGGCATATTCTGAACACAACAGACTATAAATAAGTTATGTTTCCTCAAAATGTTCTAACACTCCTCGAACAACTAAAGcacagcagaggaaaacaaaaacatttcaatcaggagagactagTTTTTTATggttaaaagaatatttattaacatgtgcaaATAAGAATTTAAATGTAGAAAGTCTTTGCCAGTTAGAcagtggtggtagaggtggtgaagatgagatgaggggaagatggagaagtgccgATGATCTGgttgagtagaggaatgagcctttgttgagctcgTCCTGGACTATGGAtatgatggctggaggtgaacggggCGGAGGAGGGCGCGACAGTTCTGCCTTAAATGACGGCTAACAGTAGCAGGGGAGAGAGCAGATTttaaattttgcagtggcatcctgattggctgatagagattgTGGCAaattggataactagaagagGGAACACCTATAATCTACTGATTAGAGGaagtgggatggagagaattgtgaatggatgagcgcaaagtcttcctgattgaacttgcGCTGAGCTTCATTTATGTTAGATTTGGCCATTAAACTTAATCCACATCACGTGCAATATTGTCTTGTGCTAGGCAGCGAGTGTGTCAATGTGGAAAGGCAATTACAAACTGCGTGCGTTGAGTTTGGCACACTTGGTAAATGCCTTGGCCCAAAGTGTTAATGTTTACAGAGATAGTGCTTTAAGAGTTACTGTTAGTGTTTAATCattcaaaaaaatataatgttaCAGAGAAATACTTAAGATTTAAATGCTTTGAGGGGCTTTAAAGGTCAGTGGTTCTGCCATTACAATCAAActaaatgttacatgttgtacCCTGGAATCATTGGACTGAAATGCATCACATGGCAGCTCATCGTATTAGTAACTGGAATACCTAATGTGTTTGATTTGCTCAGCATAGCAAACAAGAAAGTTGCGTTTCTACAATTATAATTATGTAAACTAATTTGATTTCAGTTGCGCACCAATTTCACAGTTTACTCTGTTCTCCCATCCAAGTAATTGCCTGCTCATTGTATTTATTTCCATCTAATTGTCTCTCTGTCCCGCACCTCTCCCTGAGATGCTCCCTGCAGGACTCTGAATTAAAGAGGACGGTGGACGAGAGCGAGCGCATTAAGCGGGCCTACGGACATTACTTTGACCTCTGCATCGTAAACGACGGCCTGGAAGCGGCGTTCCGAAGTCTACGGTTGGCGCTGGAGAAACTATCGACGGAGCAGCAGTGGGTGCCCGTCAGCTGGGTCTTCTGAAAGTCGCCAAGAGCTCACCAGCAAGGTGCCAGGGGCCACATGTCGGAGGTCAGAGGACGGTGTGGTAGCTCCAGAAGGGGCTGTCTCCATGCAGTCACCGGTGGTGGAGGTGTGTGGTGAAGGGCCGAGCGTCGTGATTCAGTGCAAATGACCAGCCTCATGTAGAGCGTTTTTGTACAAACTTAGTGTTCCTCTGTTGAGCCTAATGTCAAGTTGTACTTTATTTGTTAGAACCGGAATCATTTTATTGATATTTGTTGAGAAGGATTTAGAGTTGACAATGAGCTTTAGTGCAatagtgtgagtgagtgtgtgtgcgctatCATAAACGTGGACATAGACTTAGAGTAAAGAATGTGTTTTGCAGATAGCAGTGCTCTATTGAAGGTTTTCGTTGAAGGATATTAAACTTTTTAGCCTTTCCTACTTTATGTAGTGTAATGTTTACATTGGATTGGTAGGACAGATTGGTGAGGGGAAGATACCAAATGTCAtatttgtgataaaaaaaaaaaaatctctatattttaccatttgatcATACAGTATGATTGTATGTGTTCAGAAATGTGCTTTATATTGTGCGTCTCCACTCGTTTGAAAAACGAACAGCAATAGAtaattttaaacaaaaacataaatacgtGCAATACATCtactcacacacaaataaacacacagacacgacAAATATACATTTTGTGTTAATCTTGCCGTCTcgatttattttgtttcctttttaaatgttaattatgTACATTTGTTGTCCTACGCTGGCAAAGCGTCTGATTTGTTGGACAGTGAGAGGACCAGCGAACGAATCACAGTTTCCGACTAGTACCTGCTTGATTCTGTTGGAGTTGTAATTGTAGCACtgagaacaacaaaaaaactgaagaaaaaactaAAGAAGTAGCCTACAGTATGCACTGATTGTATAATGAAGGCAAACATATTATTTAACATTACAGGTTGGACAATTAATGGAggttgtcatgtttttttctttgttatttttaatgtacagaacagtaaaatatttatcagtggCTTCAAATTCATACTTACTTTTGCCTTAACATGGTTCAAAAGCCAAGGAAACACTATCACTGTACATGTTTCTTCttagaaaatagagaaaaataaTACTGGCAActcatttaatatttattttattttccctcaAACTTGTAAGTACTGTATTGTAATAAAGAGTATATAGTATAACATAGAGAAACACTTGGTGCTTTGATGATTCTGCTGGTGTGTAGATGCAGTTGGACAACTACACTGTAGTTTTGATGttcatataaaaatgtattaaaattgCAAATGTCGAGAGCATTGCTTCACCGTCTGCAGTTAATATCAatgcaaattatttttaagttaaaatcacaacataaaataattGGCGATAGTATTTTTTCATAatacacattacacacaaaaacaaaagaaagtgcGTCAGCGTTTGTTGGCAGTTAAAATGGAGTGTGTGCCTGGTGTAGCCTCTCTGGCTATGGGTGGTTATGGGTGCTGCCTTCGGATgaagaggctggtgctgtggttGTCATCTGGTGATGAGGTGCCAGAGGCAGTGTTATATCATACATCTCGTAGGCAGGTAGTGAGTCCACCGGCCGAACGCTCGTCAACTTGGGGTCAAACTGCAGGAAAGTAAAATTGTAATTTAGTAACACAGTCCTTTTTAAAATTACTCGACATTAGttgatatttcatatttatctacTTTATATTTCAAATCATATAATGATAAAGGATGTAGCTCCAGATCACTAGctttaaaaacatcacagaaCATTTTTCAGTGTAAAAGGCAATAGTTCAATttggaaaacatacttattggCTTTCTTCAAAGATCAACCCATCTTCCAGAATAAACGTTGGCTTTGTGCGCTTCTTCAAACCACAGGTGTGTTAAGTTTCTAGGCTTTatatgttaaatttgtacatttcatatatagcagacatgttgaaactttacatttaaattttcaGTGTTATGTGGAGATCATTCTGTGGCTaacatggttaggttcaggcacaaaaaccacttaggGTCAGTGaaacatcatattttggcttaaaataccaggtTTGGTTGCCAataacatggctggaaatgtcccagtTTCTCATTAAATACACAGTTCGGTTGCCACATGCCGAGAAATGTCCTGATGTCTCGTCAAAAATACCTGCTTTAAAAAGGTCCTGGCGTCTCATTAAATATAGcattttgttgcaacaaatacagctggaaatgtcccaacatttcattaaaaaaacccacaaaaaaaacccacttttgTCTCCGCAAATGCAGCTAAATATGTCCCAacgtctttttaaaaatatccagtttgtttgccacaaacacagcaggaaatgTCCAGGCGTATTgttaaaaatacctggtttggtcactacaaacacaactgaaaatgtcccggtgactcattaaaaaaataccatttttttgtgacatattcagctggaaatgtcccaacatctcattaaataaaagtacactTTTTGTCTCCACAAATGTGGCTAAATATGTCCTGACATcttaaaaatacccagtttgtttgcacagacacagctgaaaatgtcccatcttgttaaaaaatgtgCACTTTTGTCGCCACagacatggctggaaatgcccgGACATCTtgctaaaaaatacctggttttgttgccatAAATAAAGCTGGAAATGCCCTGCTGTTTCGTCAGAAAACACatagttttgttgccacaaacacagctagaaatgCCCTGCTGTTTCgttaaaaaacacagttttgtcgccacaaacacagctggaaatgtcccaacatcttgctaaaaaaatacccagttttgttgccacaaacacaccTAGAAAAATCCTGATGTCTCGTtgaaaatacctggtttggtcaccacaaacacagctgaaaatgtcctggcgactcattaaaaaataccattTTGTTGCAACGTAttcagctggaaatgtcccaacatctCATTAAATAAAAGAACACTTTTTGTGCTGTTAAATATGTCCCGACATCTtgttaaaatacctggttttgtttgcacaaacacagctggaaatgtcccaccAAAATGTGTGGTTTTGTCGCCACagacatggctggaaatgtcttgctaaaagatgcctggttttgttgccataaaaaaaaagctggaaaTGCCCTGCCGTTTCGTTAGAAAACACAGTTTTgtcgccacaaacacagctggaaatgtcctgacaacTTGCTAAAAAATACCTAGTTTTGTCGCCacaaacagctggaaatgtcactgATCTCAAACTGTGGTCTGCTGCTTGGTAGCCATCTCACCTAGGTCtcacaccatccatcatcccgtcctcctgatgagaaactcatcTTATATACATGTAATATGAACTAGGTCAGTTTaaaaatgctgatatgatacgtatgaaatgtaAAACTGTCGCATATccgcagaaatgtacaatgtcaacaCTTTATTCTGGTAATTTGGGCTGAGATTGATTCGTCCTCATTACTCATGTCTGCAAATAATatacatttcccaaaatgtcaaacatgctTTTAACAACTGTTGATTTTACAGGGgacatttaatttgaatttaaaaatgttgactGAAGAATTGTCATCCACCAAGAAGTGACTTTGTGACTCTTAATGTCAAAATACTACTGAGGGTTTTAGTAAAAGATGCTCCTAAATGTTAGGAATATTTATGAATACCAGACAAATAGTGTGTAAATCAGTTTGCTGTGATCCAAAAAAAAGTGGCTGACTGTAGTGAGGGCTACTGTACCAGTGCGTATGGCGGTGGGTCTCCCACAGGGCTGTACGGAGGAGGGATGTCATGTCTGTCCGTTTCTGCCTGATCTTCAGACAAAGAAATTGTAAAGACTGCTATAGATGTGTTTTCATCTTGCAGTCTTGCGATGGCAAAGTCATATGCTGCTCTCTTCTTTCTTGCGTACTGATACAAGCAGACAAGTGTAACAGCTAGGCACACCACCAAGGCTGGGAACCTAGGAACAGATTTGCATCATGTCAAGACTTTTAATTTGTGTCTCAGGTCAGCAATTCCATTCATTCAAGATTCATTCTTGACTTGACTACTTACACAAGTGGAAAGATACTCGTACTTAAAGTCATGACTGGAACTATGTCAACCTGCCGACATCACTGTCAGGGATAAAAATCAACAATACAATTATGTGAAACATGGACTTCCATTGACAGTGTGACAGATCTTTGAAATAAGAATCATGCAGACTGAATACAACATTTAATTTACATCCATATCATTGTTAGTTTGCAGTCATGGACAGGCTAGCAAACACCTACAGTATCAGATtgaatacagtatatacagtaaaaGAAGAATACAAGCATTTTCTTTAACTGGAACCAAAGTCTGGACATGTGACtgataaaaaaatcaacaagtGAATGGGCACTGTCATCACATGATAATGTGTCACCTTTTACATCGGAGTTTATATGAGCTGACTGGAACAGTTATACGAGACTTACTGTCAAATCACAGAGAATAACCTCAAGTGACCCTGCAGTATGAAACCCTTTGAAAACTGCTCAGCAATTCACAAATATAAAGGTTAAATTAAGACATAATGAACGTAGAAAAGTAGCTTGAACgattttatactgtctgtttaACGACTGACTGTGGACCTTCATCCTATATATCTGTCACTCTTTACAGctctaaataaaaaattattaaattcaCATCATTCCAACATACGTTATCTTAATGGAACAGAATTGTAAGATAACTAGATCTTCATATCACAGTAGGATGAGTCCTTACCTTATTGAAGAATCCAAAACATATTGTACAGAAGCTGTCCTGCCCTCAGGGTTGCTATCAAAGTATAATGTGTCGCTTAAGGAAGTGCACAACCTGAAGAGCTTTTACAGcattattgtcttttttaaagacacaggGCTTTGAGGTGTGTTCGGTCTCTTGCATATTTCTCGTGTATGTTGACAGAAGTCGTTCATAAATCTGTTAAACTCActatacagcagtaataatactactactactaataagaagaagaataacacattttatttaaaaggccCCTTAAAAACACCCAAGGTCATCTTATAGGGTATAAAATCACATACATAAAAAGAGATGTGAATTGGGCACACACACTAAGAGGAAGGGAAGATGAAGAAGGTGCAGTGggcacagtcagtcagtcagtgcaTAGGCCGTTTTTAACAGGTGAGTTTTGAGATGGGATTTGAAGGATATTATGCTGTCATAC
The Epinephelus moara isolate mb chromosome 13, YSFRI_EMoa_1.0, whole genome shotgun sequence genome window above contains:
- the mpp2b gene encoding MAGUK p55 subfamily member 2b isoform X3; translation: MHQALDTLSDSTSSTTANDLDLIFLKGIMESPVAHEQFEEPKLEAVRENNVELVQDILKELNPLTNRSQAADELVRILKEPHFQSLLETHDSVASKNYETPPPSPCSFMDAALNNQPVPPDAVRMVGIRKVSGEHLGVTFRVESGELVIARILHGGMIDQQGLLHVGDIIKEVNGKEVGNDPKVLQEMLKEASGSVVLKILPSYQEPHTPRQAFVKCHFDYDPSHDNLIPCKEAGLSFNSGDILQIFNQEDLNWWQACHIEGGSAGLIPSQLLEEKRKAFVKRDLELATTGPLCAGMGGKKKKKMMYLTTKNAEFDRHELRIYEEVAKVPPFRRKTLVLIGAQGVGRRSLKNKLLVSDPQRYGTTIPFTSRKPKVDERDGQMYSFMTRSEMECDIKNGRFLEHGEYDGNLYGTKINSIHEVIETGKICILDVNPQALKVLRTSEFLPYVVFIEAPDFEVLKAMNRSAIESGVVTKQLTDSELKRTVDESERIKRAYGHYFDLCIVNDGLEAAFRSLRLALEKLSTEQQWVPVSWVF
- the mpp2b gene encoding MAGUK p55 subfamily member 2b isoform X2, with the translated sequence MPVATSSSDSAMHQALDTLSDSTSSTTANDLDLIFLKGIMESPVAHEQFEEPKLEAVRENNVELVQDILKELNPLTNRSQAADELVRILKEPHFQSLLETHDSVASKNYETPPPSPCSFMDAALNNQPVPPDAVRMVGIRKVSGEHLGVTFRVESGELVIARILHGGMIDQQGLLHVGDIIKEVNGKEVGNDPKVLQEMLKEASGSVVLKILPSYQEPHTPRQAFVKCHFDYDPSHDNLIPCKEAGLSFNSGDILQIFNQEDLNWWQACHIEGGSAGLIPSQLLEEKRKAFVKRDLELATTGPLCAGMGGKKKKKMMYLTTKNAEFDRHELRIYEEVAKVPPFRRKTLVLIGAQGVGRRSLKNKLLVSDPQRYGTTIPFTSRKPKVDERDGQMYSFMTRSEMECDIKNGRFLEHGEYDGNLYGTKINSIHEVIETGKICILDVNPQALKVLRTSEFLPYVVFIEAPDFEVLKAMNRSAIESGVVTKQLTDSELKRTVDESERIKRAYGHYFDLCIVNDGLEAAFRSLRLALEKLSTEQQWVPVSWVF